In a single window of the Drosophila albomicans strain 15112-1751.03 chromosome 3, ASM965048v2, whole genome shotgun sequence genome:
- the LOC127565435 gene encoding peptidoglycan-recognition protein LC isoform X3: MHFHNETELNTNDSNNIHIINRTSGKNCSTSSTDSGVGLVDNSATYRASPTITKSKKNEETKKTQESAETAAGEEKEEKAKPDAEAKPQRISIEVEAKVNLNKATTTRKTSPALSVRSTTISIVSIDEDAIDSSCIDSDSEAEADDGCTVHKLGQQVKFPPQSEELTQLNKGLTVISRQVLPNNGQGPHPPAAAADVVAQQVLNGNMNLATPSSPASPQQQIGSIALTNTTDVTFGDKHYYEGPVTIQQILIDSRDKWKTAEGHDNPAFNTQATPNATDSKLNSSCEAPALCPFLPHSISRKAIIITGILLGLTIIMGALLAVILGKTPLKNEVNIGGGLVLRYVPRAVWLAQPPQKELPSLSLPVPMVILLPTNSENCSTQAQCVFKVRFLQTFNIESERRDDISFNFLIGGDGNVYIGRGWDLVGAHLNGYNTRSVSFAYIGTFQHQAPSPKQLNVTRLLLEDGVNRGKIAPNYKLVGASTLEPTITQYNADRLYQSFSNWTHWTTVN; this comes from the exons ATGCATTTCCACAATGAGACCGAGTTGAACACAAATGACAGCAATAATATACATATCATAAATCGGACGAGTGGTAAAAATTGCAGCACATCCTCAACAGATTCCGGCGTCGGTTTGGTTGATAACTCAGCGACATACAGAGCGAGTCCAACGATCACGAAGAGTAAAAAGAACGAAGAAACAAAGAAGACGCAAGAGAGTGCCGAAACAGCAGCTGgagaagagaaagaggagAAGGCAAAACCCGACGCGGAAGCGAAACCGCAACGTATCAGCATTGAGGTGGAGGCTAAAGTGAACCTCAACAAGGCAACCACAACAAGGAAAACATCACCCGCTCTTTCAGTACGCAGCACCACAATCTCGATAGTGTCCATCGATGAAGATGCCATCGACTCCAGTTGCATTGACAGCGATTCCGAGGCGGAAGCCGACGATGGCTGCACGGTCCACAAACTGGGGCAACAGGTCAAATTCCCGCCACAAAGCGAAGAGTTGACACAGCTCAACAAGGGACTGACCGTGATCAGTCGCCAGGTGCTGCCCAACAATGGCCAAGGACCTCATCCGCCAGCGGCTGCTGCCGATGTGGTTGCCCAACAGGTGCTCAATGGGAACATGAATCTAGCCACGCCCTCAAGTCCAGCCTCGCCGCAACAGCAAATTGGCAGCATTGCGTTGACCAACACCACAGACGTTACCTTTGGCGATAAACATTACTACGAGGGACCCGTGACGATACAACAGATCCTCATCGATAGTCGCGATAAGTGGAAAACGGCCGAAGGTCATGATAATCCAGCATTCAATACGCAGGCAACGCCCAACGCTACAG ATAGCAAATTGAATAGCTCCTGCGAGGCGCCAGCGTTATGTCCTTTTCTGCCGCACAGCATCAGTCGCAAGGCCATCATAATAACGGGCATACTCTTAGGATTAACCATTATAATGGGCGCCCTACTGGCAGTCATATTGGGCAAGACACCGTTGAAAA ATGAGGTCAACATTGGCGGCGGTTTGGTGCTGCGATATGTGCCACGTGCCGTGTGGTTGGCTCAACCACCGCAAAAGGAGCTGCCGAGCCTCTCGCTGCCCGTGCCCATGGTCATACTGCTGCCCACGAACTCGGAGAACTGCAGCACCCAGGCACAGTGTGTGTTCAAGGTGCGTTTCCTGCAGACCTTCAACATTGAGTCCGAGCGTCGCGATGATATTTCCTTCAATTTCCTGATTGGTGGCGATGGCAATGTGTATATTGGTCGTGGTTGGGATTTGGTTGGAGCCCACCTGAATGGATACAATACAAGAAGTGTGAGCTTCGCTTACATTGGCACTTTTCAGCACCAGGCACCGTCGCCTAAGCAGCTCAACGTTACGCGATTGCTGCTTGAGGATGGCGTCAACCGGGGCAAGATTGCGCCCAACTACAAACTGGTTGGGGCCAGTACTTTGGAGCCCACAATTACGCAATACAATGCCGACCGGCTGTATCAGAGCTTTAGCAATTGGACCCATTGGACCACAGTAAACTAA
- the LOC127565435 gene encoding peptidoglycan-recognition protein LC isoform X7, which yields MSSNEYTLRSCLKCGDFIKKSPLKCVGICDRVCHVRCSGLSEQQLDNVRNSGWRCDRCIEQSQPEHMLKLQQWLRQHEKRLEALEAGLNSKLNSSCEAPALCPFLPHSISRKAIIITGILLGLTIIMGALLAVILGKTPLKNEVNIGGGLVLRYVPRAVWLAQPPQKELPSLSLPVPMVILLPTNSENCSTQAQCVFKVRFLQTFNIESERRDDISFNFLIGGDGNVYIGRGWDLVGAHLNGYNTRSVSFAYIGTFQHQAPSPKQLNVTRLLLEDGVNRGKIAPNYKLVGASTLEPTITQYNADRLYQSFSNWTHWTTVN from the exons ATGTCGAGCAACGAGTACACGCTGCGATCTTGTCTGAAGTGCGGCGACTTTATCAAGAAAAGTCCCCTCAAGTGTGTTGGCATTTGTGACCGCGTCTGTCATGTCCGCTGCTCTGGTCTTTCAGAGCAACAGCTAGACAATGTGCGAAACAGCGGCTGGCGATGCGATCGTTGCATAGAGCAAAGTCAGCCGGAGCACATGCTAAAGCTGCAGCAGTGGCTCAGGCAACATGAGAAGCGTCTGGAAGCTCTGGAGGCTGGATTGA ATAGCAAATTGAATAGCTCCTGCGAGGCGCCAGCGTTATGTCCTTTTCTGCCGCACAGCATCAGTCGCAAGGCCATCATAATAACGGGCATACTCTTAGGATTAACCATTATAATGGGCGCCCTACTGGCAGTCATATTGGGCAAGACACCGTTGAAAA ATGAGGTCAACATTGGCGGCGGTTTGGTGCTGCGATATGTGCCACGTGCCGTGTGGTTGGCTCAACCACCGCAAAAGGAGCTGCCGAGCCTCTCGCTGCCCGTGCCCATGGTCATACTGCTGCCCACGAACTCGGAGAACTGCAGCACCCAGGCACAGTGTGTGTTCAAGGTGCGTTTCCTGCAGACCTTCAACATTGAGTCCGAGCGTCGCGATGATATTTCCTTCAATTTCCTGATTGGTGGCGATGGCAATGTGTATATTGGTCGTGGTTGGGATTTGGTTGGAGCCCACCTGAATGGATACAATACAAGAAGTGTGAGCTTCGCTTACATTGGCACTTTTCAGCACCAGGCACCGTCGCCTAAGCAGCTCAACGTTACGCGATTGCTGCTTGAGGATGGCGTCAACCGGGGCAAGATTGCGCCCAACTACAAACTGGTTGGGGCCAGTACTTTGGAGCCCACAATTACGCAATACAATGCCGACCGGCTGTATCAGAGCTTTAGCAATTGGACCCATTGGACCACAGTAAACTAA
- the LOC127565435 gene encoding peptidoglycan-recognition protein LC isoform X6 has protein sequence MSSNEYTLRSCLKCGDFIKKSPLKCVGICDRVCHVRCSGLSEQQLDNVRNSGWRCDRCIEQSQPEHMLKLQQWLRQHEKRLEALEAGLNSKLNSSCEAPALCPFLPHSISRKAIIITGILLGLTIIMGALLAVILGKTPLKSKLGDGEDTRQSIPINSPIDEVNIGGGLVLRYVPRAVWLAQPPQKELPSLSLPVPMVILLPTNSENCSTQAQCVFKVRFLQTFNIESERRDDISFNFLIGGDGNVYIGRGWDLVGAHLNGYNTRSVSFAYIGTFQHQAPSPKQLNVTRLLLEDGVNRGKIAPNYKLVGASTLEPTITQYNADRLYQSFSNWTHWTTVN, from the exons ATGTCGAGCAACGAGTACACGCTGCGATCTTGTCTGAAGTGCGGCGACTTTATCAAGAAAAGTCCCCTCAAGTGTGTTGGCATTTGTGACCGCGTCTGTCATGTCCGCTGCTCTGGTCTTTCAGAGCAACAGCTAGACAATGTGCGAAACAGCGGCTGGCGATGCGATCGTTGCATAGAGCAAAGTCAGCCGGAGCACATGCTAAAGCTGCAGCAGTGGCTCAGGCAACATGAGAAGCGTCTGGAAGCTCTGGAGGCTGGATTGA ATAGCAAATTGAATAGCTCCTGCGAGGCGCCAGCGTTATGTCCTTTTCTGCCGCACAGCATCAGTCGCAAGGCCATCATAATAACGGGCATACTCTTAGGATTAACCATTATAATGGGCGCCCTACTGGCAGTCATATTGGGCAAGACACCGTTGAAAAGTAAGCTTGGTGATGGCGAAGATACCAGACAAAGTATTCCAATCAATTCACCAATAG ATGAGGTCAACATTGGCGGCGGTTTGGTGCTGCGATATGTGCCACGTGCCGTGTGGTTGGCTCAACCACCGCAAAAGGAGCTGCCGAGCCTCTCGCTGCCCGTGCCCATGGTCATACTGCTGCCCACGAACTCGGAGAACTGCAGCACCCAGGCACAGTGTGTGTTCAAGGTGCGTTTCCTGCAGACCTTCAACATTGAGTCCGAGCGTCGCGATGATATTTCCTTCAATTTCCTGATTGGTGGCGATGGCAATGTGTATATTGGTCGTGGTTGGGATTTGGTTGGAGCCCACCTGAATGGATACAATACAAGAAGTGTGAGCTTCGCTTACATTGGCACTTTTCAGCACCAGGCACCGTCGCCTAAGCAGCTCAACGTTACGCGATTGCTGCTTGAGGATGGCGTCAACCGGGGCAAGATTGCGCCCAACTACAAACTGGTTGGGGCCAGTACTTTGGAGCCCACAATTACGCAATACAATGCCGACCGGCTGTATCAGAGCTTTAGCAATTGGACCCATTGGACCACAGTAAACTAA
- the LOC127565435 gene encoding peptidoglycan-recognition protein LC isoform X5, with amino-acid sequence MHFHNETELNTNDSNNIHIINRTSGKNCSTSSTDSGVGLVDNSATYRASPTITKSKKNEETKKTQESAETAAGEEKEEKAKPDAEAKPQRISIEVEAKVNLNKATTTRKTSPALSVRSTTISIVSIDEDAIDSSCIDSDSEAEADDGCTVHKLGQQVKFPPQSEELTQLNKGLTVISRQVLPNNGQGPHPPAAAADVVAQQVLNGNMNLATPSSPASPQQQIGSIALTNTTDVTFGDKHYYEGPVTIQQILIDSRDKWKTAEGHDNPAFNTQATPNATDSKLNSSCEAPALCPFLPHSISRKAIIITGILLGLTIIMGALLAVILGKTPLKMSLQVISVDGWGGRQPNKELTHLKLPVHRVIISHTAAEGCESQDVCAARVRLIQTFHMDGWQWDHIGYNFLIGGDGLVYEGRGWDSQGAHTLGYNIDSIGISFIGTFIKIWPTERQLLACKLLIEEGVHLKKLVPDYKLYGHRQLSATESPGDVLFGIIQKWPHWTNRTL; translated from the exons ATGCATTTCCACAATGAGACCGAGTTGAACACAAATGACAGCAATAATATACATATCATAAATCGGACGAGTGGTAAAAATTGCAGCACATCCTCAACAGATTCCGGCGTCGGTTTGGTTGATAACTCAGCGACATACAGAGCGAGTCCAACGATCACGAAGAGTAAAAAGAACGAAGAAACAAAGAAGACGCAAGAGAGTGCCGAAACAGCAGCTGgagaagagaaagaggagAAGGCAAAACCCGACGCGGAAGCGAAACCGCAACGTATCAGCATTGAGGTGGAGGCTAAAGTGAACCTCAACAAGGCAACCACAACAAGGAAAACATCACCCGCTCTTTCAGTACGCAGCACCACAATCTCGATAGTGTCCATCGATGAAGATGCCATCGACTCCAGTTGCATTGACAGCGATTCCGAGGCGGAAGCCGACGATGGCTGCACGGTCCACAAACTGGGGCAACAGGTCAAATTCCCGCCACAAAGCGAAGAGTTGACACAGCTCAACAAGGGACTGACCGTGATCAGTCGCCAGGTGCTGCCCAACAATGGCCAAGGACCTCATCCGCCAGCGGCTGCTGCCGATGTGGTTGCCCAACAGGTGCTCAATGGGAACATGAATCTAGCCACGCCCTCAAGTCCAGCCTCGCCGCAACAGCAAATTGGCAGCATTGCGTTGACCAACACCACAGACGTTACCTTTGGCGATAAACATTACTACGAGGGACCCGTGACGATACAACAGATCCTCATCGATAGTCGCGATAAGTGGAAAACGGCCGAAGGTCATGATAATCCAGCATTCAATACGCAGGCAACGCCCAACGCTACAG ATAGCAAATTGAATAGCTCCTGCGAGGCGCCAGCGTTATGTCCTTTTCTGCCGCACAGCATCAGTCGCAAGGCCATCATAATAACGGGCATACTCTTAGGATTAACCATTATAATGGGCGCCCTACTGGCAGTCATATTGGGCAAGACACCGTTGAAAA TGTCACTGCAGGTAATCAGTGTGGACGGCTGGGGTGGACGACAGCCAAATAAAGAACTAACACACCTCAAATTGCCCGTGCACCGTGTGATTATTTCACACACTGCCGCAGAAGGCTGTGAATCACAG GATGTTTGTGCCGCTCGAGTTCGTCTAATTCAGACTTTTCACATGGATGGCTGGCAATGGGATCACATTGGCTATAATTTCCTAATTGGCGGCGATGGATTGGTGTACGAGGGTCGCGGTTGGGATTCTCAGGGTGCTCACACCTTGGGCTACAATATCGATAGCATTGGCATCTCCTTCATTGGCACTTTTATTAAGATCTGGCCAACGGAACGACAGCTGCTTGCTTGCAAACTGCTGATCGAAGAAGGCGTGCACCTCAAGAAGCTGGTGCCCGACTACAAACTCTACGGGCATCGACAGTTGAGTGCCACCGAGAGTCCGGGCGATGTACTTTTTGGCATCATACAGAAATGGCCACACTGGACAAATCGCACTCTCTAG
- the LOC127565435 gene encoding peptidoglycan-recognition protein LC isoform X1 — translation MHFHNETELNTNDSNNIHIINRTSGKNCSTSSTDSGVGLVDNSATYRASPTITKSKKNEETKKTQESAETAAGEEKEEKAKPDAEAKPQRISIEVEAKVNLNKATTTRKTSPALSVRSTTISIVSIDEDAIDSSCIDSDSEAEADDGCTVHKLGQQVKFPPQSEELTQLNKGLTVISRQVLPNNGQGPHPPAAAADVVAQQVLNGNMNLATPSSPASPQQQIGSIALTNTTDVTFGDKHYYEGPVTIQQILIDSRDKWKTAEGHDNPAFNTQATPNATDSKLNSSCEAPALCPFLPHSISRKAIIITGILLGLTIIMGALLAVILGKTPLKSKLGDGEDTRQSIPINSPIDEVNIGGGLVLRYVPRAVWLAQPPQKELPSLSLPVPMVILLPTNSENCSTQAQCVFKVRFLQTFNIESERRDDISFNFLIGGDGNVYIGRGWDLVGAHLNGYNTRSVSFAYIGTFQHQAPSPKQLNVTRLLLEDGVNRGKIAPNYKLVGASTLEPTITQYNADRLYQSFSNWTHWTTVN, via the exons ATGCATTTCCACAATGAGACCGAGTTGAACACAAATGACAGCAATAATATACATATCATAAATCGGACGAGTGGTAAAAATTGCAGCACATCCTCAACAGATTCCGGCGTCGGTTTGGTTGATAACTCAGCGACATACAGAGCGAGTCCAACGATCACGAAGAGTAAAAAGAACGAAGAAACAAAGAAGACGCAAGAGAGTGCCGAAACAGCAGCTGgagaagagaaagaggagAAGGCAAAACCCGACGCGGAAGCGAAACCGCAACGTATCAGCATTGAGGTGGAGGCTAAAGTGAACCTCAACAAGGCAACCACAACAAGGAAAACATCACCCGCTCTTTCAGTACGCAGCACCACAATCTCGATAGTGTCCATCGATGAAGATGCCATCGACTCCAGTTGCATTGACAGCGATTCCGAGGCGGAAGCCGACGATGGCTGCACGGTCCACAAACTGGGGCAACAGGTCAAATTCCCGCCACAAAGCGAAGAGTTGACACAGCTCAACAAGGGACTGACCGTGATCAGTCGCCAGGTGCTGCCCAACAATGGCCAAGGACCTCATCCGCCAGCGGCTGCTGCCGATGTGGTTGCCCAACAGGTGCTCAATGGGAACATGAATCTAGCCACGCCCTCAAGTCCAGCCTCGCCGCAACAGCAAATTGGCAGCATTGCGTTGACCAACACCACAGACGTTACCTTTGGCGATAAACATTACTACGAGGGACCCGTGACGATACAACAGATCCTCATCGATAGTCGCGATAAGTGGAAAACGGCCGAAGGTCATGATAATCCAGCATTCAATACGCAGGCAACGCCCAACGCTACAG ATAGCAAATTGAATAGCTCCTGCGAGGCGCCAGCGTTATGTCCTTTTCTGCCGCACAGCATCAGTCGCAAGGCCATCATAATAACGGGCATACTCTTAGGATTAACCATTATAATGGGCGCCCTACTGGCAGTCATATTGGGCAAGACACCGTTGAAAAGTAAGCTTGGTGATGGCGAAGATACCAGACAAAGTATTCCAATCAATTCACCAATAG ATGAGGTCAACATTGGCGGCGGTTTGGTGCTGCGATATGTGCCACGTGCCGTGTGGTTGGCTCAACCACCGCAAAAGGAGCTGCCGAGCCTCTCGCTGCCCGTGCCCATGGTCATACTGCTGCCCACGAACTCGGAGAACTGCAGCACCCAGGCACAGTGTGTGTTCAAGGTGCGTTTCCTGCAGACCTTCAACATTGAGTCCGAGCGTCGCGATGATATTTCCTTCAATTTCCTGATTGGTGGCGATGGCAATGTGTATATTGGTCGTGGTTGGGATTTGGTTGGAGCCCACCTGAATGGATACAATACAAGAAGTGTGAGCTTCGCTTACATTGGCACTTTTCAGCACCAGGCACCGTCGCCTAAGCAGCTCAACGTTACGCGATTGCTGCTTGAGGATGGCGTCAACCGGGGCAAGATTGCGCCCAACTACAAACTGGTTGGGGCCAGTACTTTGGAGCCCACAATTACGCAATACAATGCCGACCGGCTGTATCAGAGCTTTAGCAATTGGACCCATTGGACCACAGTAAACTAA
- the LOC127565435 gene encoding peptidoglycan-recognition protein LC isoform X4 → MHFHNETELNTNDSNNIHIINRTSGKNCSTSSTDSGVGLVDNSATYRASPTITKSKKNEETKKTQESAETAAGEEKEEKAKPDAEAKPQRISIEVEAKVNLNKATTTRKTSPALSVRSTTISIVSIDEDAIDSSCIDSDSEAEADDGCTVHKLGQQVKFPPQSEELTQLNKGLTVISRQVLPNNGQGPHPPAAAADVVAQQVLNGNMNLATPSSPASPQQQIGSIALTNTTDVTFGDKHYYEGPVTIQQILIDSRDKWKTAEGHDNPAFNTQATPNATDSKLNSSCEAPALCPFLPHSISRKAIIITGILLGLTIIMGALLAVILGKTPLKINDDGELVLVSVADWGGRESTEPLETLNLPVDRVIIAHTDTEGCASTDGCSYRARFIQAYHIDTLNWGQVGYNFMIGGDGHVYVGRGWDFVGAHTYGSNRISIAIAFIGNYNKIEPTQEQVKACLLLIAEGVRLKKLSSDYKIFGHRQLLASESPGDKLYNIIKTWPHFASRF, encoded by the exons ATGCATTTCCACAATGAGACCGAGTTGAACACAAATGACAGCAATAATATACATATCATAAATCGGACGAGTGGTAAAAATTGCAGCACATCCTCAACAGATTCCGGCGTCGGTTTGGTTGATAACTCAGCGACATACAGAGCGAGTCCAACGATCACGAAGAGTAAAAAGAACGAAGAAACAAAGAAGACGCAAGAGAGTGCCGAAACAGCAGCTGgagaagagaaagaggagAAGGCAAAACCCGACGCGGAAGCGAAACCGCAACGTATCAGCATTGAGGTGGAGGCTAAAGTGAACCTCAACAAGGCAACCACAACAAGGAAAACATCACCCGCTCTTTCAGTACGCAGCACCACAATCTCGATAGTGTCCATCGATGAAGATGCCATCGACTCCAGTTGCATTGACAGCGATTCCGAGGCGGAAGCCGACGATGGCTGCACGGTCCACAAACTGGGGCAACAGGTCAAATTCCCGCCACAAAGCGAAGAGTTGACACAGCTCAACAAGGGACTGACCGTGATCAGTCGCCAGGTGCTGCCCAACAATGGCCAAGGACCTCATCCGCCAGCGGCTGCTGCCGATGTGGTTGCCCAACAGGTGCTCAATGGGAACATGAATCTAGCCACGCCCTCAAGTCCAGCCTCGCCGCAACAGCAAATTGGCAGCATTGCGTTGACCAACACCACAGACGTTACCTTTGGCGATAAACATTACTACGAGGGACCCGTGACGATACAACAGATCCTCATCGATAGTCGCGATAAGTGGAAAACGGCCGAAGGTCATGATAATCCAGCATTCAATACGCAGGCAACGCCCAACGCTACAG ATAGCAAATTGAATAGCTCCTGCGAGGCGCCAGCGTTATGTCCTTTTCTGCCGCACAGCATCAGTCGCAAGGCCATCATAATAACGGGCATACTCTTAGGATTAACCATTATAATGGGCGCCCTACTGGCAGTCATATTGGGCAAGACACCGTTGAAAA TTAACGATGATGGCGAGCTAGTGTTGGTCAGCGTTGCCGATTGGGGCGGCCGAGAGTCGACAGAGCCTCTGGAAACCCTCAATTTGCCCGTGGATCGTGTGATCATTGCGCACACTGACACCGAGGGTTGTGCATCGACG GATGGCTGTTCCTATCGAGCACGGTTTATACAAGCCTATCACATAGATACCTTGAACTGGGGTCAAGTGGGCTACAATTTTATGATCGGTGGCGATGGACACGTCTACGTGGGTCGCGGCTGGGATTTTGTTGGTGCTCACACTTATGGCTCGAACCGTATTAGCATTGCTATCGCCTTCATTGGCAACTACAATAAGATTGAACCCACTCAAGAGCAGGTCAAAGCTTGCCTCCTACTCATTGCGGAGGGTGTGCGACTCAAGAAACTCAGCTCGGACTACAAGATCTTTGGGCATCGACAGCTGTTGGCAAGCGAAAGCCCCGGCGATAAGCtgtacaatattattaaaaccTGGCCACACTTTGCCAGTCGTTTTTGA
- the LOC127565435 gene encoding peptidoglycan-recognition protein LC isoform X2, whose amino-acid sequence MHFHNETELNTNDSNNIHIINRTSGKNCSTSSTDSGVGLVDNSATYRASPTITKSKKNEETKKTQESAETAAGEEKEEKAKPDAEAKPQRISIEVEAKVNLNKATTTRKTSPALSVRSTTISIVSIDEDAIDSSCIDSDSEAEADDGCTVHKLGQQVKFPPQSEELTQLNKGLTVISRQVLPNNGQGPHPPAAAADVVAQQVLNGNMNLATPSSPASPQQQIGSIALTNTTDVTFGDKHYYEGPVTIQQILIDSRDKWKTAEGHDNPAFNTQATPNATDSKLNSSCEAPALCPFLPHSISRKAIIITGILLGLTIIMGALLAVILGKTPLKSKLGDGEDTRQSIPINSPIVNDDGELVLVSVADWGGRESTEPLETLNLPVDRVIIAHTDTEGCASTDGCSYRARFIQAYHIDTLNWGQVGYNFMIGGDGHVYVGRGWDFVGAHTYGSNRISIAIAFIGNYNKIEPTQEQVKACLLLIAEGVRLKKLSSDYKIFGHRQLLASESPGDKLYNIIKTWPHFASRF is encoded by the exons ATGCATTTCCACAATGAGACCGAGTTGAACACAAATGACAGCAATAATATACATATCATAAATCGGACGAGTGGTAAAAATTGCAGCACATCCTCAACAGATTCCGGCGTCGGTTTGGTTGATAACTCAGCGACATACAGAGCGAGTCCAACGATCACGAAGAGTAAAAAGAACGAAGAAACAAAGAAGACGCAAGAGAGTGCCGAAACAGCAGCTGgagaagagaaagaggagAAGGCAAAACCCGACGCGGAAGCGAAACCGCAACGTATCAGCATTGAGGTGGAGGCTAAAGTGAACCTCAACAAGGCAACCACAACAAGGAAAACATCACCCGCTCTTTCAGTACGCAGCACCACAATCTCGATAGTGTCCATCGATGAAGATGCCATCGACTCCAGTTGCATTGACAGCGATTCCGAGGCGGAAGCCGACGATGGCTGCACGGTCCACAAACTGGGGCAACAGGTCAAATTCCCGCCACAAAGCGAAGAGTTGACACAGCTCAACAAGGGACTGACCGTGATCAGTCGCCAGGTGCTGCCCAACAATGGCCAAGGACCTCATCCGCCAGCGGCTGCTGCCGATGTGGTTGCCCAACAGGTGCTCAATGGGAACATGAATCTAGCCACGCCCTCAAGTCCAGCCTCGCCGCAACAGCAAATTGGCAGCATTGCGTTGACCAACACCACAGACGTTACCTTTGGCGATAAACATTACTACGAGGGACCCGTGACGATACAACAGATCCTCATCGATAGTCGCGATAAGTGGAAAACGGCCGAAGGTCATGATAATCCAGCATTCAATACGCAGGCAACGCCCAACGCTACAG ATAGCAAATTGAATAGCTCCTGCGAGGCGCCAGCGTTATGTCCTTTTCTGCCGCACAGCATCAGTCGCAAGGCCATCATAATAACGGGCATACTCTTAGGATTAACCATTATAATGGGCGCCCTACTGGCAGTCATATTGGGCAAGACACCGTTGAAAAGTAAGCTTGGTGATGGCGAAGATACCAGACAAAGTATTCCAATCAATTCACCAATAG TTAACGATGATGGCGAGCTAGTGTTGGTCAGCGTTGCCGATTGGGGCGGCCGAGAGTCGACAGAGCCTCTGGAAACCCTCAATTTGCCCGTGGATCGTGTGATCATTGCGCACACTGACACCGAGGGTTGTGCATCGACG GATGGCTGTTCCTATCGAGCACGGTTTATACAAGCCTATCACATAGATACCTTGAACTGGGGTCAAGTGGGCTACAATTTTATGATCGGTGGCGATGGACACGTCTACGTGGGTCGCGGCTGGGATTTTGTTGGTGCTCACACTTATGGCTCGAACCGTATTAGCATTGCTATCGCCTTCATTGGCAACTACAATAAGATTGAACCCACTCAAGAGCAGGTCAAAGCTTGCCTCCTACTCATTGCGGAGGGTGTGCGACTCAAGAAACTCAGCTCGGACTACAAGATCTTTGGGCATCGACAGCTGTTGGCAAGCGAAAGCCCCGGCGATAAGCtgtacaatattattaaaaccTGGCCACACTTTGCCAGTCGTTTTTGA
- the LOC117572190 gene encoding peptidoglycan-recognition protein LF-like has protein sequence MLEFLHSLIQEVYLEMPSNEYTLRCCLKCGDLIKEIPIKCVGTCDSVCHVRCSGLTEQQLHNMENIGWRCNSCIEESQRKHSLKLESLVKQHEKRLEVLEQGMSSTLNNSRGTPILCPFLPHCHISRKAIIITAIIMGLTMVIGAILAVIFGMTALKMSLQVISVDGWGGRQSRNVLTPLNLPVHRVIISHTAAEGCESEDICAARVRLVQNFHMDGYQWDQIGYNFLIGGDGLVYEGRGWDSRGSHTMGYNIDSIGIAFMGTFTKISPTERQLVACQLLLEEGERLKKLVSDYRLYGHRQLSATESPGDILYGIIQKWPHWTNRTL, from the exons ATGCTTGAATTTCTGCACAGCCTGATCCAAGAAG TATACTTAGAGATGCCGAGCAACGAGTACACGCTTCGATGTTGTCTAAAGTGCGGCGACTTAATCAAGGAAATTCCCATCAAGTGCGTTGGCACTTGCGACAGTGTCTGCCATGTTCGCTGCTCTGGTCTTACAGAGCAACAGCTTCACAATATGGAAAACATCGGCTGGCGCTGTAATAGTTGCATCGAGGAAAGTCAAAGAAAGCACTCTCTAAAGCTGGAGTCTTTGGTCAAGCAGCATGAGAAGCGTTTGGAAGTCCTGGAGCAGGGCATGA GTAGCACATTAAATAACTCTCGTGGGACGCCAATTTTGTGTCCATTTCTGCCACACTGCCACATCAGTCGGAAGGCCATCATAATAACGGCCATAATCATGGGATTAACCATGGTAATCGGGGCCATACTGGCAGTCATATTTGGCATGACGGCATTGAAAA TGTCACTGCAGGTAATCAGTGTAGACGGCTGGGGTGGACGACAGTCAAGGAATGTTTTGACTCCTCTCAACTTACCCGTGCATCGAGTGATTATTTCACACACCGCCGCCGAAGGATGTGAATCCGAG GATATTTGTGCCGCTCGAGTTCGTTTGGTGCAAAATTTTCACATGGATGGTTATCAATGGGATCAAATTGGCTACAATTTCCTAATTGGTGGCGATGGATTGGTGTATGAGGGCCGCGGCTGGGATTCTCGGGGAAGTCATACCATGGGCTACAATATCGATAGCATTGGCATCGCTTTTATGGGCACCTTCACCAAGATCTCTCCTACGGAGCGGCAGCTGGTAGCTTGCCAACTCCTGCTTGAGGAGGGCGAGCGCCTCAAGAAACTAGTGTCGGACTACAGACTGTATGGACATCGACAGCTGAGTGCCACTGAGAGTCCGGGTGATATACTTTATGGCATCATACAGAAATGGCCACACTGGACTAATCGTACTCTATAG